In Mesorhizobium sp., one DNA window encodes the following:
- a CDS encoding DUF1285 domain-containing protein, translated as MQQDTGTSPQETLVAARDTSGLSALISRAARAGKGLPPVERWNPPFCGDLDMEIRADGTWFYLGTPIGRMPLVQLFSTVLRKDADGKTYLVTPVEKVGIKVVDAPFVAVEVDVSGEGEAQVLTFRTNVGDVVEAGPDHPLRFVDEDGTGGLKPYLHVRGRLEALVARPVMYELVEHGEEIEIGGRKMFAVRSKGEVFPIMPVEKLRRLSGE; from the coding sequence ATGCAGCAGGACACAGGCACAAGCCCACAGGAGACGCTCGTGGCCGCCCGCGACACGTCGGGACTGTCGGCGCTGATCTCGCGGGCGGCGAGGGCCGGCAAGGGCCTACCGCCGGTGGAGCGCTGGAATCCGCCGTTCTGCGGCGATCTCGACATGGAAATCCGCGCCGACGGCACCTGGTTCTATCTCGGCACGCCGATCGGGCGCATGCCGCTGGTCCAGCTCTTCTCGACCGTGCTGCGCAAGGACGCGGACGGCAAGACCTATCTCGTCACTCCGGTGGAGAAGGTCGGCATCAAAGTCGTCGACGCGCCCTTCGTGGCGGTCGAGGTCGACGTGTCGGGAGAGGGAGAAGCACAGGTGCTCACCTTCCGCACCAATGTCGGCGACGTCGTCGAGGCCGGCCCCGACCATCCGCTGCGCTTCGTCGACGAGGACGGCACCGGCGGGCTCAAGCCCTATCTGCACGTGCGCGGGCGGCTGGAAGCGCTTGTCGCCCGTCCGGTCATGTACGAACTGGTCGAGCACGGCGAGGAAATCGAGATCGGCGGGCGGAAAATGTTCGCCGTGCGTTCGAAGGGTGAGGTCTTCCCGATCATGCCGGTCGAAAAGCTGAGGCGGTTGAGCGGGGAATGA
- a CDS encoding CoA pyrophosphatase — protein MDQRTLEPYSAADFRDRALRRAASAPGDDVFGDHRLNPAFRGTIVREGLRPAAVLVPVVDRPDGATMLLTKRTEKLKSHPGQVAFPGGRVDPGDVSVEAAAMREADEEIGLKADHIEIVGRLSDYYSGSGFRITPVLSVVRPGFTLTINPDEVDDAFEVPLHFLMDAANHQTDSRIWNNIERYFYTMPYDGRHIWGVTAGIIRAVHDRLYA, from the coding sequence ATGGACCAGCGGACGCTAGAGCCCTATTCGGCGGCCGATTTCCGGGACCGGGCGCTTCGCCGCGCCGCGTCCGCCCCAGGCGACGATGTTTTCGGCGATCATCGGCTCAATCCGGCCTTTCGCGGCACCATCGTGCGCGAGGGGCTGCGTCCGGCGGCCGTCCTCGTTCCCGTCGTCGACAGGCCGGACGGGGCGACTATGCTTCTGACCAAGCGCACGGAGAAGCTGAAGAGCCATCCCGGCCAGGTCGCCTTCCCCGGCGGCCGCGTCGATCCGGGCGATGTTTCGGTGGAGGCCGCGGCGATGCGCGAGGCCGACGAGGAGATCGGGCTCAAGGCGGACCATATCGAGATCGTCGGGCGCCTGTCCGACTACTACAGCGGCAGCGGCTTCCGGATCACGCCGGTGCTGTCGGTGGTGCGCCCGGGCTTCACGCTGACGATCAATCCCGACGAGGTGGACGATGCGTTCGAGGTGCCGCTCCATTTCCTGATGGACGCCGCGAACCACCAGACCGACAGCCGGATCTGGAACAATATCGAGCGCTATTTCTACACGATGCCCTATGACGGCAGGCACATCTGGGGCGTCACGGCCGGCATCATCCGCGCCGTCCACGACAGGCTCTACGCATGA
- a CDS encoding tellurite resistance TerB family protein: MGLFSGFGSKDLMDKEFNTYEAASGVLLSVVASDGEVSDEEVDTFSLLANRHPIFVHQSPHEFRRMIDEQFSMLRKRGWEALADKASSHLPSNLRPTVFALAVDLVLADGRVEAAEEKVIDSLRRKLGVEEEDARRIVEVLALKNGA, encoded by the coding sequence ATGGGTCTTTTCAGTGGCTTCGGCAGCAAAGACTTGATGGACAAGGAGTTCAACACATACGAGGCCGCGAGCGGCGTTCTTCTCAGCGTGGTGGCAAGCGACGGCGAAGTATCCGACGAGGAAGTTGATACCTTCTCTTTGCTCGCGAACCGGCATCCAATTTTCGTTCACCAATCGCCGCACGAGTTTCGCCGCATGATCGATGAGCAATTCTCGATGCTTCGCAAGCGAGGCTGGGAGGCACTGGCAGACAAGGCATCATCACACCTTCCTTCCAACCTGCGACCCACGGTTTTTGCCCTAGCCGTTGATCTCGTTCTGGCCGACGGACGAGTCGAGGCCGCAGAAGAGAAGGTGATCGACTCTCTCCGACGAAAGCTCGGCGTCGAGGAGGAGGACGCCAGACGCATCGTCGAAGTCCTCGCGCTCAAGAATGGAGCCTGA
- a CDS encoding DUF1059 domain-containing protein, which yields MKEFHCGSLVPGCEWHTRHEEEAEVMRRAVEHMRVTHGETIIRESMIDAIRSRIEKVRHAA from the coding sequence ATGAAGGAATTCCACTGCGGCTCGCTGGTACCCGGATGCGAATGGCATACGCGTCACGAGGAAGAGGCAGAAGTCATGCGCCGCGCCGTCGAGCACATGCGGGTTACGCATGGCGAGACGATCATCCGCGAATCGATGATCGACGCGATCCGCTCGCGCATCGAGAAGGTGCGCCACGCCGCCTGA
- a CDS encoding CCA tRNA nucleotidyltransferase gives MSGASVAGAAWLADPSLQKLLAVLSEGEDTARIVGGAVRNTLLGEAVSDIDIATTTLPDETVRRAEGAGFRAVPTGIEHGTVTVIAGGVPHEVTTLRSDIATDGRRATVAYGRDWKVDAGRRDFTVNALYAEADGSVIDLVGGLADLETRTIRFIGDAETRIREDYLRILRFFRFFAQYGGGRPDPAGLLACARLKDGISRLSVERIWAEMKKLVGAADPSRALLWMRQAGVLTLVLPETEKWGIDAIHGLVAAERDLGWTPDPLLRLEAIVPPDAGRMATLAERLKFSKAEAQRLIDWAGSTLPEPDMAEAVLARRLYAGSPAGFVDQLRLALAAARAAGATDDKALRAAGGYGRLLAYARSWSKPSLPVAGADLKNLGMAPGPELGSVLKTLEDEWVASGFGLGRDELLARAAKLVTGA, from the coding sequence ATGAGCGGCGCTTCCGTCGCGGGCGCGGCCTGGCTCGCGGACCCGTCGCTGCAGAAGCTGCTCGCCGTCCTTTCGGAAGGCGAAGACACCGCCCGCATCGTCGGCGGCGCCGTGCGCAACACGCTGCTCGGCGAGGCGGTGAGCGACATCGACATCGCGACGACCACGCTGCCCGACGAAACTGTCCGCCGCGCGGAAGGCGCCGGCTTCCGGGCGGTCCCGACGGGCATCGAGCACGGCACGGTCACGGTCATCGCCGGCGGCGTGCCGCACGAGGTCACCACCCTGCGCTCGGACATCGCCACCGACGGGCGGCGCGCCACGGTCGCCTACGGGCGCGACTGGAAAGTCGATGCCGGCCGCCGCGACTTCACCGTCAACGCGCTCTACGCGGAGGCGGACGGGTCGGTGATCGACCTGGTCGGCGGACTGGCGGATCTCGAGACGCGCACCATCCGCTTCATCGGCGACGCCGAAACCCGCATCCGCGAGGACTATCTGCGCATCCTGCGCTTCTTCCGCTTCTTCGCCCAGTATGGCGGCGGGCGGCCGGACCCGGCGGGGCTTCTCGCCTGCGCGCGGCTGAAAGACGGCATCTCGCGGCTTTCGGTCGAGCGCATCTGGGCGGAGATGAAGAAGCTTGTCGGCGCCGCGGACCCGTCGCGCGCGCTGTTGTGGATGCGGCAGGCGGGCGTGCTGACCCTCGTCCTGCCGGAAACGGAGAAGTGGGGCATCGACGCCATCCACGGTCTCGTCGCCGCCGAGCGCGATCTGGGCTGGACGCCGGACCCGCTTCTGCGCCTCGAAGCGATCGTGCCGCCGGATGCCGGGCGCATGGCGACGCTTGCCGAGCGGCTGAAATTCAGCAAGGCCGAGGCGCAGCGGCTTATCGACTGGGCGGGCTCGACCTTGCCGGAGCCGGATATGGCGGAGGCCGTTCTGGCGCGGCGGCTTTATGCCGGGTCGCCCGCCGGCTTCGTCGACCAGCTGCGGCTCGCGCTGGCGGCGGCCCGCGCTGCCGGAGCGACCGACGACAAGGCGCTGAGGGCCGCCGGCGGCTACGGCCGCCTGCTCGCCTATGCGCGATCTTGGTCGAAGCCGTCCTTGCCCGTCGCCGGCGCCGACTTGAAGAATCTCGGCATGGCGCCGGGTCCCGAACTCGGGTCGGTCCTGAAGACGCTGGAGGACGAATGGGTCGCCTCCGGCTTCGGGCTTGGCCGCGACGAACTGCTCGCCCGCGCGGCCAAACTGGTCACCGGCGCCTGA
- a CDS encoding DUF4159 domain-containing protein: MSWLPLSFGFPAVLAGLIALPVIWWLLRLTPPKPRSELFPPLKILARVMRKEETPHQSPWWLTLLRLVMAALVIFALAEPVFNPQQRAETGSGPLAVVMDNGWASAPGWDLRVAAAQRLIADANDAGQPVVLAFTAEPAATEIGPFEAQAALERLAAAKPRPVPVDRPGTYARVATALEGAANVTVAILSDGIRSKGDEAAFAEVLARGASRLVWGEPSNLPKAALTAVENTTTAFTLSAVRPASDIAPLQLAAGAYDDRGRRIADATLSFAPGESTATADVAVPFELRNDFASVSIDGEAQAGALRVLDESSKRRRVGLLSQAEADQAQPLLSPLYYIRRALEPYADLVESQTPDLAVAVPELLAQKPAMVVMADVGTLPDAAREALVEWVRGGGTLVRFAGSRLAAAEPDEELLPVRLRAGERALGGALSWTEPQPVSEFPATGPFAGLTPPQEVSVTRQVLAEPSPDIVEHTWANLADGTPLVTGAVRGDGTIVLFHVTPEATWSNLPISGSFVEMLRRIVQLSRNQGQIETANGAPTASLPPYRVIDANGVLTVPPPEARPLQPGAAPEITVENPPGLYGSEEGVVALNLLPADATLDPIVRPSTTLPVSTVSYALDESRDLKGPLIAAALALMALDTLAVLWIGGVFARRRAGAARATAAMLALAIVAGAVADGRAQDEKPGDADAIAAISETRLAYVLTGDPSIDAVSRAGMEGLRRFLTEKTALEPGEPAGVDIAEDELSFYPLIYWPVDPATAIPTEAAIARVDAYMQQGGTVLFDTRDQFETSLDLANSTSAATQRLRDILGDLNVPALEPVPDDHVLTKSFFIMKEFPGRFAGAPLWVEVTAPSQAGEDRPVRVGDGVSPIMITANDFAGAWAVDENGQPLLPTVPSDPMQRVYALRGGVNIMMYMLTGNYKSDQVHVPILLERLGQ, encoded by the coding sequence ATGAGCTGGCTGCCGCTGTCCTTTGGCTTCCCGGCGGTGCTCGCAGGCCTGATCGCGCTGCCGGTGATCTGGTGGCTGCTCAGGCTGACGCCGCCCAAGCCGCGCTCGGAACTGTTCCCGCCGCTGAAGATCCTGGCGCGGGTCATGCGCAAAGAGGAGACGCCGCACCAGAGCCCGTGGTGGCTGACGTTGTTGCGGCTGGTGATGGCGGCGCTGGTGATCTTCGCGCTGGCGGAGCCTGTCTTCAACCCGCAGCAGCGCGCCGAGACCGGCTCCGGCCCGCTCGCCGTGGTGATGGACAATGGCTGGGCGAGCGCGCCCGGATGGGACCTGCGGGTCGCGGCAGCCCAGCGGCTGATCGCCGACGCCAACGATGCCGGCCAGCCGGTGGTGCTGGCCTTCACGGCCGAGCCGGCGGCCACCGAGATCGGTCCGTTCGAGGCGCAGGCCGCGCTGGAGCGGCTGGCCGCCGCCAAGCCGCGCCCCGTGCCGGTCGACCGCCCCGGCACCTACGCCCGCGTCGCGACGGCGCTGGAAGGCGCAGCCAACGTTACCGTCGCCATCCTCTCCGACGGCATCCGTTCCAAGGGCGACGAGGCCGCCTTCGCCGAAGTTCTCGCGCGCGGCGCGTCGCGGCTCGTCTGGGGCGAGCCGTCCAATCTGCCCAAGGCGGCGCTGACGGCCGTCGAGAACACCACCACCGCCTTCACGCTCTCGGCTGTGCGCCCCGCCTCCGACATCGCGCCGCTGCAGCTTGCCGCCGGCGCCTATGACGACCGCGGCCGGCGCATCGCCGACGCCACGCTGTCCTTCGCGCCGGGCGAAAGCACGGCGACGGCGGACGTGGCGGTGCCGTTCGAACTGCGCAACGACTTCGCCTCCGTGTCGATCGACGGCGAGGCGCAGGCAGGCGCACTTCGCGTATTGGACGAGAGTTCGAAGCGCCGCCGCGTCGGACTGCTGTCGCAGGCCGAAGCCGACCAGGCGCAGCCGCTTCTGTCGCCGCTCTACTACATCCGCCGGGCGCTCGAGCCCTATGCCGACCTGGTCGAATCGCAGACGCCCGATCTTGCCGTCGCGGTGCCGGAACTCCTCGCGCAGAAGCCCGCGATGGTGGTGATGGCCGATGTCGGCACGCTGCCCGACGCCGCGCGCGAGGCACTGGTCGAATGGGTCAGAGGCGGCGGCACGCTGGTACGCTTCGCCGGATCGCGGCTGGCCGCGGCTGAACCCGACGAGGAATTGCTGCCGGTGCGCCTGCGCGCCGGAGAACGCGCGCTTGGGGGCGCGCTCTCCTGGACCGAACCGCAGCCGGTGTCGGAATTCCCCGCGACCGGCCCCTTCGCGGGGCTGACGCCGCCGCAGGAAGTGTCCGTCACGCGGCAAGTCCTCGCCGAACCCAGCCCCGACATCGTCGAGCATACCTGGGCAAACCTCGCCGACGGCACACCGCTCGTCACCGGCGCCGTCCGCGGCGACGGCACGATCGTGCTCTTCCACGTTACCCCTGAAGCGACCTGGTCGAACCTGCCGATCTCCGGCTCTTTCGTCGAGATGCTGCGCCGGATCGTTCAACTGTCGCGTAACCAGGGACAGATCGAAACCGCCAACGGCGCGCCGACGGCGTCGCTGCCGCCCTATCGCGTCATCGACGCGAACGGCGTGCTAACTGTGCCGCCGCCAGAAGCCCGGCCGCTGCAGCCGGGGGCGGCGCCGGAGATCACGGTCGAAAATCCGCCCGGCCTGTACGGCTCGGAAGAAGGGGTCGTTGCGCTCAACCTGCTGCCGGCCGACGCAACGCTCGACCCGATCGTGCGTCCGTCGACGACGCTTCCGGTCAGCACGGTGAGCTATGCGCTGGACGAATCCCGCGATCTGAAAGGGCCGTTGATTGCCGCCGCGCTGGCGCTGATGGCGCTCGACACGCTGGCTGTGCTGTGGATCGGCGGCGTGTTCGCCCGCCGCCGCGCGGGTGCCGCTCGCGCGACGGCGGCCATGCTGGCGCTGGCGATTGTCGCCGGCGCTGTCGCCGACGGCCGCGCGCAGGACGAGAAGCCTGGCGACGCGGACGCCATCGCCGCCATCTCCGAAACCCGCCTCGCCTATGTCTTGACGGGCGATCCGTCGATCGACGCCGTCTCTCGGGCGGGCATGGAAGGGCTGCGCCGATTCCTGACGGAAAAGACGGCGCTGGAACCCGGCGAGCCCGCCGGCGTCGACATCGCCGAGGACGAACTGTCCTTCTATCCGCTGATCTACTGGCCGGTCGATCCGGCCACAGCCATACCGACCGAAGCGGCGATCGCCCGCGTCGACGCCTATATGCAACAGGGCGGGACCGTTCTGTTCGATACCCGCGACCAGTTCGAGACGAGCCTCGACCTGGCCAACTCGACCAGCGCCGCGACGCAGCGCCTGCGCGACATTCTCGGCGACCTGAACGTGCCGGCGCTGGAGCCCGTGCCCGACGACCATGTCCTGACCAAGTCCTTCTTCATCATGAAGGAGTTTCCCGGCCGCTTCGCCGGCGCGCCGCTCTGGGTCGAGGTGACCGCGCCCTCCCAGGCGGGCGAGGACCGGCCGGTGCGCGTCGGCGATGGCGTGTCGCCGATCATGATCACCGCCAACGATTTCGCCGGCGCCTGGGCCGTCGACGAGAACGGCCAGCCGCTGCTGCCGACCGTCCCCTCCGACCCGATGCAGCGGGTCTATGCGCTGCGCGGCGGGGTGAACATCATGATGTACATGCTGACCGGCAACTACAAATCCGACCAGGTGCACGTGCCGATCCTGCTCGAACGGCTGGGGCAGTGA
- a CDS encoding MoxR family ATPase, which produces MSAMTKEAGISEKEMVAEAEKALADISRVRAGVGKVIFGQESVVERTLVALLAGGHALLVGVPGLAKTKLVETLGVVLGLDARRIQFTPDLMPSDILGSEVMEEDDQGKRGFRFIPGPIFAQLLMADEINRASPRTQSALLQSMQEYHVTVAGHRHDLPAPFHVLATQNPLEQEGTYPLPEAQLDRFLMQVDILYPELAAERRILLETTGVSEAKAENVLDAERLRAIQLLIRRMPVPESVVEAILTLVRSARPGSGNADTDKHVAWGPGPRASQALTLCARARALYEGRLAPSVDDVHALAEPVLQHRMALTFAARAEGMHVRDVIARLVKAAG; this is translated from the coding sequence ATGAGCGCGATGACGAAGGAAGCCGGGATCAGCGAAAAGGAGATGGTCGCCGAGGCTGAGAAGGCGCTCGCTGACATCTCCAGGGTCCGCGCCGGCGTCGGCAAGGTCATCTTCGGCCAGGAAAGCGTGGTCGAGCGCACCCTGGTGGCGCTTCTGGCCGGCGGCCATGCGCTGCTGGTCGGCGTTCCGGGGCTTGCCAAGACCAAATTGGTCGAGACGCTGGGCGTGGTCCTCGGCCTCGACGCGCGCCGTATCCAGTTCACGCCCGACCTGATGCCGTCCGACATCCTGGGCTCGGAGGTGATGGAGGAGGACGACCAGGGCAAGCGCGGCTTCCGCTTCATTCCGGGACCGATCTTCGCCCAGTTGCTGATGGCCGACGAGATCAACCGCGCCAGCCCGCGCACCCAGTCGGCGCTGCTGCAGTCGATGCAGGAATATCACGTCACCGTCGCCGGACATCGCCACGACCTGCCCGCGCCGTTCCACGTGCTGGCGACCCAGAATCCGCTCGAGCAGGAAGGCACCTATCCGCTGCCCGAGGCACAGCTCGACCGCTTCCTGATGCAGGTCGACATCCTTTACCCCGAGCTTGCCGCCGAGCGGCGCATCCTGCTGGAGACCACCGGCGTCAGCGAAGCGAAAGCGGAGAACGTGCTCGACGCGGAGCGCCTGCGCGCCATCCAGCTCCTCATCCGCCGCATGCCGGTGCCCGAAAGCGTCGTCGAGGCGATCCTCACCCTGGTGCGCTCGGCCCGTCCCGGCAGCGGCAATGCCGACACCGACAAGCACGTCGCCTGGGGCCCCGGGCCGCGCGCCAGCCAGGCCCTGACCTTGTGCGCCCGCGCCCGCGCGCTCTACGAAGGACGGCTGGCGCCTTCCGTCGACGACGTGCATGCGCTGGCCGAACCCGTACTCCAGCACCGCATGGCGCTCACCTTCGCCGCGCGCGCCGAAGGCATGCACGTCCGCGACGTCATCGCACGGCTGGTGAAAGCGGCAGGCTGA
- a CDS encoding DUF58 domain-containing protein, with translation MAATIGDVTTPVATSDALARARLRASFVPDLLVEARRVVNTVIAGWHGRRRRGIGENFWQFRPYVEGDSSRIDWRRSARDEHIYVRDKEWEAAHTVWLWADPSPSMLYKSSYATVSKESRALVLILALAELLSRSGERIGWPGLTDPFSARNGAERLASHLTHATTLAFRPDVSSVRRFSDIVIVSDFLDPVEETKEWLDVLARHGVRAHLIEVADPAEESFPYSGRTEFRDPETGAKLTAGRAETLAGDYRDAYVLRREELSSWATRLGWSYTVNHTDRLASEALVRVHAAMTVDGGYASGGRR, from the coding sequence ATGGCCGCAACGATCGGCGACGTCACCACTCCGGTCGCCACCAGCGACGCGCTGGCGCGGGCCCGCCTGCGGGCGTCCTTCGTGCCAGACCTGCTGGTTGAGGCGCGCCGCGTCGTCAACACGGTGATCGCCGGCTGGCACGGTCGCCGCAGGCGCGGCATCGGCGAGAATTTCTGGCAGTTCCGGCCCTATGTCGAAGGCGATTCCTCGCGCATCGACTGGCGCCGCTCGGCCCGCGACGAGCATATCTACGTTCGCGACAAGGAGTGGGAGGCCGCCCATACCGTTTGGCTCTGGGCCGATCCGTCGCCGTCCATGCTCTACAAGTCGAGCTACGCGACCGTGTCGAAGGAATCGCGCGCGTTGGTGCTGATCCTGGCGTTGGCCGAACTCTTGTCGCGCAGCGGCGAGCGTATCGGCTGGCCGGGGCTCACCGACCCGTTCTCGGCGCGCAACGGCGCCGAGCGCCTGGCCTCGCATCTGACGCATGCCACCACGCTTGCCTTCCGGCCCGACGTCTCGTCCGTGCGGCGCTTTTCCGACATCGTGATCGTCAGCGATTTCCTCGATCCCGTCGAGGAGACGAAGGAGTGGCTGGACGTGCTGGCCCGCCACGGCGTACGCGCCCATCTGATCGAGGTCGCCGATCCCGCCGAGGAGAGCTTCCCTTATTCCGGTCGCACCGAATTCCGCGATCCGGAGACGGGCGCGAAACTGACCGCGGGACGCGCCGAGACGCTGGCCGGGGACTACCGCGACGCCTATGTCCTGCGGCGGGAGGAATTGTCCTCCTGGGCGACACGGCTCGGCTGGAGCTACACGGTCAACCATACAGACCGCCTCGCCTCCGAAGCGCTGGTGCGCGTCCACGCCGCGATGACGGTTGATGGCGGCTATGCCTCCGGAGGTCGCCGATGA